DNA sequence from the Oncorhynchus clarkii lewisi isolate Uvic-CL-2024 chromosome 9, UVic_Ocla_1.0, whole genome shotgun sequence genome:
TTTTTGGCCTAAAATGTGTACCACTCTCTCCTTCAGGCCAAGATGAAAAGTACATTCTAGATATCTCAGAGgatcacattttttttatttaactagttaagaacaaattcttatttacaatgacggcctaccaaacccagacgaagctgggccaattgtgcgccgccctatgggactcccaatcacggtcgaaTAAaattacagcctggattcaaaccagggactacagtgacacctcttgcactgagatacagtgccttagaccgctgcaccactcgtaGGAAACAAATAATTTGATTGACTAAAAAAAGTATATCTTACGGTAAAGTAGCCTACACATAGAACTGACCATGAAAACAAAAGGGGAGGgtggagaagaagaagaactgaccGTGGTCATGTGCTGTGCTGCGCTGTGTGTTGCAGAGTTCAAGGCAGCCTTTGACATCTTCGTCCAGGATGCAGAGGATGGTTGCATCAGCACCAAGGAGCTGGGCAAGGTGATGAGGATGCTGGGGCAGAACCCCACCCCCGAGGAGCTGCAGGAGATGATCGACGAGGTGGATGAAGACGGTAAACACACACCGCTCACACGGAAGAGAACAGACTCAAATGACTACAATAGGCAAATGCGTTTCCCATGAATAGTTCCTATCACGAATCACGTGTTAGAGTAAGAGGTTAGCTCATCAGCAGTGGATGACGATGGTACACAACAAAGGCAGACACAAGTGTTCTGCTCATCAAAAGGCCAATTCATGGCTCATTGATGGCCCGGCAGGGACAGTTGGACACTGTTCTTTGTCAGACTGTAAACACACAAAAGACAAGCATCACATGGCTGAGTAGAGGATCTGGTCACATGTAGCTGCTATATCAAAGATAGGCTCCTTGATCCAAAAGGTGGTGTGACTTCATTCTGTTGACATGTCTTGGCAGGCAGTGGGACGGTGGACTTTGACGAGTTCCTGGTGATGATGGTGAGGTGCATGAAAGACGACAGCAAAGGAAAGACAGAGGAGGAACTGGCGGACCTCTTCCGCATGTTTGACAAGTACGTTTGTCCTCATAAGTACATAAGGAGATTCATGAGGGGGATGAACTCTGTAAAAGTAACTCTTTATAGTCTCACCCAACTAAGTACCCACAGCCTAGTACCACCAGGATAGACAAATACACAGGAATGTACGCTGCAGAGATTTAGCTTGGGTGCTAGTTTGTTTCTGTTTTTGTCTACTTGTCATTGTTTGAGGAGGCAACTATGTCATGTTTTTGAATACAGAAACAGTCATGTTCCCTGGTTAACCGATTTGTGAAGTAGTATAATCCTCCTCTCCTAAACGCTACAGACTCCCCAGTGTAAACTGGCCCGGTACAGAAACGATGTTGTGCACCATGCACTGACCCTTATGAACAAATGAGGAGGATACTAGGAGTATGGGATGGAGGCACTCATTTGGGAACGTGCAATAGTGAAAACGTGAAATGTAACTAACTGTCAAACGATCATGGATATTGAAATTATAGGATTGCGGAATAACACTATGTGCAGTGCTCAGGGatcttgggggaggggggggggtgtaatattGAGTATAGGGAGGGGGCACAGTTGCATAATGGGGAAGGGAGGGGTAAGAGTCCTTAAGCAGTCATTTTATGAATTTGTATGTTTGATGTGTCTGGCCTATGCCATGTCTCTCGCCCAATCGCAGTGCATTTTATTGCACGTAAAGCATACATCTGTGAAATCAGGCAATAAAGAAACGTATCCTCTATGGCCCCCCAGGAATGCGGACGGCTACATAGACCTGGAGGAGCTGAAGGGGATGCTGGAGGCCACAGGGGAGGCCATCACCGAGGACGACATTGAGGAGCTCATGAAGGACGGGGACAAGAACAACGACGGGAAAATTGATTATGACGGTAAGGTTTTGGAAATGGGAGTTAAACCACACATGCTTCTGTGTAGAGACAGAAGCATTCATGTATTTTATTCGTGATACTGATGCAAGTGAACAGTTCTATGGATACTCCAGTGCTAGAAAAGGAAATTGGGAATATGAATTATGCATGGTGACATGCTGTGTTATTCACAGGCAAAGCAGTGTCATGACCAAAGTGAGGGAAATAATTCACTTAATTGACTCCCTTTTTTCCTCCTCTTGGTTTCCAGAGTTCTTGGAGTTTATGAAAGGAGTAGAATAAACAGCATCAAGAGAAGACAGAGTCCGCTGACCCTTAGTGAT
Encoded proteins:
- the LOC139416272 gene encoding troponin C type 1a (slow) isoform X1, producing the protein MKTKGEGGEEEELTVVMCCAALCVAEFKAAFDIFVQDAEDGCISTKELGKVMRMLGQNPTPEELQEMIDEVDEDGSGTVDFDEFLVMMVRCMKDDSKGKTEEELADLFRMFDKNADGYIDLEELKGMLEATGEAITEDDIEELMKDGDKNNDGKIDYDEFLEFMKGVE
- the LOC139416272 gene encoding troponin C type 1a (slow) isoform X2; the encoded protein is MNDIYKAAVEQLTDEQKNEFKAAFDIFVQDAEDGCISTKELGKVMRMLGQNPTPEELQEMIDEVDEDGSGTVDFDEFLVMMVRCMKDDSKGKTEEELADLFRMFDKNADGYIDLEELKGMLEATGEAITEDDIEELMKDGDKNNDGKIDYDEFLEFMKGVE